A window of Oncorhynchus nerka isolate Pitt River linkage group LG4, Oner_Uvic_2.0, whole genome shotgun sequence contains these coding sequences:
- the LOC115119068 gene encoding centrin-3-like, whose product MMSLSLRTELAVDKTKRKKRRELTEEQKLEIKEAFELFDTDKDKEIDYHELKVAMRALGFEVKKVDVLKILKDYNREGNGKITFDDFNEVVTDRMLQRDPKEEILKAFKLFDDDDSGRISMRNLRRVARELGESITDEELRSMIDEFDTDGDGEINQGEFVSIMTGDS is encoded by the exons GACTGAGCTGGCAGTGGATAAAACCAAgcggaagaagaggagagagttgacTGAGGAGCAAAAGCTTGAAATCAAAGAGGCGTTTGAGCTGTTTGACACAGACAAAGACAAAGAGATAGATTACCATGAACTCAAG GTGGCAATGAGAGCTCTGGGTTTTGAGGTGAAGAAAGTGGATGTGCTGAAGATACTAAAAGATTACAACAGAGAAGGCAATGGCAAAATAACTTTTGATGACTTTAATGAAGTCG TGACAGACCGTATGCTACAGCGGGACCCTAAGGAGGAGATCCTGAAGGCCTTTAAGCTGTTTGATGATGACGACTCAGGGAGGATCAGCATGAGGAACCTGAGACGTGTGGCCAGAGAGCTTGGAGAGAGCATCACAGATGAGGAGCTGCGCAGCATGATCGATGAGTTTGATacagacggagacggagaga taaACCAGGGGGAGTTTGTTTCCATAATGACTGGAGACTCCTGA